The Campylobacter concisus DNA window AACGTTTTGAAATTTTCCATTTAGCTTTTGTAAATCTATACATTTTTGCTTTGCATATCTAACGATAGCTTTTGAGATGAGATGCTCACTTAAATTTTCAGCAGAAGCGATAAGAGCTAAATCTTGCTCGCTTAAATTTGAGCTTTTGACGCTGATTTGCCCTTTACTAAGCGTGCCAGTTTTATCAAATGCTACAAATTTAGCATCTTTTATTAGCTCTAAAACTTCTGGATTTTTTACTAAAATTCCAGCTTTTGCACCGCGTGCAAGCGAGCTTACTATTGCTATTGGCGTAGCAAGTCCAAGAGCGCATGGACATGAGATGATAAGAACGCAGATCGCGCTAGAGATCGCATAGGCGAAATTTCCACTAAAAATTATCCATATTAAAAATGTAAGAACTGAGATCGCCACGACACTTGGCACAAAGATGTTTGCTATCTTGTCAGCCAGCCGTCCGATAGGCATCTTTTTAGAGCTAGCGTCGCTTAGTAGGTTTAAAATTTGAGATAGCAAGCTCTCGTAAGAGCTCTTTGTTACCTTGACGCTTATGTAGCCATTTGTGTTTAGAGTGCCGGCAAATACGCCATCTCCCACCTCTTTATAAACTGGCAAGCTCTCTCCTGTAAGCATAGAAGCATCTATCTCAGCGCCACCTTGAACTATCACGCCATCACATGGAACATTGTAGCCATTTTTTACGATGACGATGTCGCCTACTTTTAGCTCATTTACATTTACCTCTTTACTATGTCCATCTGGCATGACCAAAAAGGCGGTCTTTGGCGAAATTTTAAGTAGCGTCTTTAGGTAGTCGCCTGCCTTTGCCTTTGAGCGCTCTTCAAGATACTTACCTAGCAAAACAAAGGCTATTATCATCGCTGCGCCTGAGACATAGACATTTTTTAGATCATCTGGGATGAAATCTGAAAAGATCACAACAAAAAGCGAGTATAAAAATGCACTGCCGCTTCCAAGAGCTACAAGCACGTTCATATCGTAGTTTTTGTTTTTAACAGCCTCTATGGCGTGAGCAAAGAAGTCTTTACCACTAAAAGCTAGCACCAAAAAGCCAAGCGCTAAAATGGCTAAATTTACAACCACGCTAGGCCTTACAAACATCTCAAGCGCCATGATGACCATGCTCGCTAGAAATGCAAATATAAATTTATTTCTGATCGCAGTTATATGCTCGTCTCTTTTGGCTTCAAATTCATCAATATTTGTCGCCACAAAGTAGCCAAGCTTCTTTATCTTTTGCTCTAAAACTTCACGCACGCTGGCGTCTTTTAGGACAAACTCACCGCTTGCGTTTGCGAAATTTACATTTGCTTCAAGCACCCCATCTATCTTTTTGGAAACTTTCTCGATAGCGTTTGAGCAATTTACGCAGCTCATTCCCGCTATATTTAGCTTGACTTTTAAAGGCATATCAAAGCTCTTTTATAACGTCAAATCCCAGATCAGCCATTTCTGATTTAAATTTCTCTACATCGCCATCTTTTATATCAAGACTAACTTGTCTTGGCTCTTTGCTAAGATCGACTTTTATCTCGCCAAAGTCATCTTCAAGTGCGTTTTTTATAGTATTTGCGCAGTTTTGGCAATGCACGT harbors:
- a CDS encoding heavy-metal-associated domain-containing protein produces the protein MKTFEVNNVHCQNCANTIKNALEDDFGEIKVDLSKEPRQVSLDIKDGDVEKFKSEMADLGFDVIKEL
- a CDS encoding heavy metal translocating P-type ATPase produces the protein MPLKVKLNIAGMSCVNCSNAIEKVSKKIDGVLEANVNFANASGEFVLKDASVREVLEQKIKKLGYFVATNIDEFEAKRDEHITAIRNKFIFAFLASMVIMALEMFVRPSVVVNLAILALGFLVLAFSGKDFFAHAIEAVKNKNYDMNVLVALGSGSAFLYSLFVVIFSDFIPDDLKNVYVSGAAMIIAFVLLGKYLEERSKAKAGDYLKTLLKISPKTAFLVMPDGHSKEVNVNELKVGDIVIVKNGYNVPCDGVIVQGGAEIDASMLTGESLPVYKEVGDGVFAGTLNTNGYISVKVTKSSYESLLSQILNLLSDASSKKMPIGRLADKIANIFVPSVVAISVLTFLIWIIFSGNFAYAISSAICVLIISCPCALGLATPIAIVSSLARGAKAGILVKNPEVLELIKDAKFVAFDKTGTLSKGQISVKSSNLSEQDLALIASAENLSEHLISKAIVRYAKQKCIDLQKLNGKFQNVVGQGIIYEDENNQIIIGNEKLLLANEVSLNPDESKAIKEATNDGSGVILCAINKKFVGFLTLSDELKDEASDVINELTSLNLQSVILSGDDEKVVANIADRLNLSKYYANMLPEDKFNKIKELSSHGGVIFVGDGVNDSPSLKEASVGIAMNSGSDIAKGAGDIVLVKNDLRGVTGLVRLANATMANIKENLFWAFMYNAICIPVAAGVLYPVFGLLLSPVYGSMAMCLSSVTVVLNALRLRYLRLKD